From a region of the Prosthecobacter sp. SYSU 5D2 genome:
- a CDS encoding DUF3817 domain-containing protein, producing the protein MDEQASLHPSKMTSLKSIQFLRQIALLEGGSFLLLLGVAMPLKYLADMPMAVKVVGWAHGVLFVVFLYALLQVMLKTQWSLARCAVVFVASLLPFGPFLLDRRMREWGSEAKKDAGG; encoded by the coding sequence ATGGATGAACAGGCTTCCCTCCACCCTTCGAAAATGACGTCTTTAAAGTCGATCCAGTTTCTCCGTCAAATTGCCCTTTTAGAAGGAGGTTCGTTTTTGCTGCTGCTGGGAGTGGCGATGCCGTTGAAGTACCTGGCGGACATGCCGATGGCGGTGAAGGTCGTGGGATGGGCTCATGGGGTGCTGTTTGTGGTGTTTCTCTATGCGCTGCTGCAGGTGATGCTGAAGACGCAGTGGTCGCTGGCTCGATGCGCGGTGGTTTTTGTGGCGTCGCTGCTGCCGTTCGGCCCCTTTTTACTGGACCGGAGGATGCGGGAATGGGGGAGCGAGGCGAAGAAGGATGCGGGGGGTTGA
- a CDS encoding ketosteroid isomerase-related protein — MPSASDATRLIESYYATFNAGDRDAMLALLTDDVIHDINQGASESGRDIFRAFLQRMDRSYREEVTELAIMPHESGTRAAAEFYILGTYLNTDEGLPPATGQTYRLRVGAFFDIREGKIARVTNYYNLEDWLRQVGA; from the coding sequence ATGCCCTCCGCCTCCGATGCCACCCGCCTCATTGAATCTTACTACGCAACCTTTAATGCTGGCGACCGGGATGCCATGCTCGCCCTCCTGACGGATGACGTCATCCACGACATCAACCAGGGCGCATCTGAAAGCGGCAGAGACATCTTCCGCGCCTTCCTCCAGCGCATGGACCGCAGTTACCGCGAGGAGGTGACCGAACTTGCCATCATGCCCCATGAATCCGGCACCCGAGCTGCGGCTGAGTTTTACATCCTCGGCACCTACCTGAATACCGACGAGGGCTTGCCTCCCGCCACAGGCCAGACCTACCGCCTGCGGGTGGGAGCTTTTTTTGACATCCGTGAAGGGAAAATTGCGCGGGTCACCAATTACTACAATTTGGAAGATTGGCTGCGACAAGTTGGAGCGTAA